One window of the Diospyros lotus cultivar Yz01 chromosome 12, ASM1463336v1, whole genome shotgun sequence genome contains the following:
- the LOC127786746 gene encoding uncharacterized protein LOC127786746 isoform X1 — protein MSTISHHHLLLLLLFLLSISSFHACTDARFLGAIAQQPEKKFIPPNKNTTKMSVTQSKVGYGHSLVKQTRVREDDRRPPVSTSSKAKDQLGLQVSGALRPLSVDFSHCVAHCRKRGEQKLGFNADYSVPRTHPPVHN, from the exons ATGTCAACCATatctcatcatcatcttcttcttcttcttctgtttcttctctctatttcttctttccatGCATGCACTGATGCAAGGTTTCTTGGTGCAATTGCTCAGCAGCCTGAGAAAAAATTCATCCCTCCAAACAAG AATACCACCAAGATGTCAGTTACACAAAGCAAAGTTGGATATGGGCACAGCCTGGTCAAGCAAACTAGGGTTAGGGAAGATGATCGCCGGCCGCCAGTGAGCACCTCGTCGAAGGCCAAAGATCAGCTTGGTTTGCAAGTTTCAGGTGCCCTACGCCCCCTCTCAGTTGACTTCTCACACTGTGTGGCTCACTGCAGGAAACGCGGCGAACAGAAACTAGGGTTTAATGCAGACTATTCAGTGCCGAGGACACATCCTCCTGTCCACAATTGA